In a genomic window of Nostoc sp. UHCC 0870:
- a CDS encoding MBL fold metallo-hydrolase, producing the protein MSRIENQFTVQFWGVRGSIPSPGPHTVRYGGNTPCISMQVGGKRLIFDGGTGLHVLGQSLLRQMPIEAYLFFTHSHWDHVQGFPFFVPGFVKGNNFHIHGAIAPDGSTVEQRLNDQMLHPNFPVPLQIMQANLHFHDVHPGKPIQIDDVTVETASLNHPGEAVGYRVNWCGGAAVYITDTEHFPDRLDENVLWLARNADILIYDSTYTDDEYYSPKSPKIGWGHSTWQEAVKVAKAANVKTLVIFHHDPAHDDDFLDHVGSQAFAQFPGAIMAREGMVLQIPVSAPLSESFSISNLAG; encoded by the coding sequence ATGTCAAGGATAGAGAATCAATTTACGGTGCAATTTTGGGGCGTTCGCGGCAGCATCCCCAGTCCAGGGCCACACACTGTTCGTTATGGCGGTAATACCCCTTGTATCTCCATGCAAGTGGGCGGTAAACGCTTAATTTTCGATGGCGGTACAGGGCTGCACGTTTTGGGGCAATCGTTATTGCGCCAAATGCCAATAGAAGCTTATCTATTTTTCACTCACTCTCACTGGGATCATGTGCAGGGTTTTCCTTTTTTTGTCCCAGGATTTGTGAAAGGGAATAATTTTCATATTCACGGTGCGATCGCTCCTGATGGTTCTACCGTGGAACAGCGTCTCAATGATCAGATGCTCCACCCCAATTTTCCCGTACCTTTGCAGATTATGCAGGCTAACTTGCATTTTCACGACGTTCACCCAGGGAAACCAATACAAATTGATGACGTTACTGTAGAAACGGCATCACTCAACCATCCTGGTGAAGCTGTAGGATATCGAGTCAACTGGTGCGGTGGGGCGGCGGTTTATATTACCGACACAGAACATTTTCCCGATCGATTGGATGAGAATGTCCTATGGTTGGCGCGGAATGCGGATATTCTGATTTACGATTCCACCTATACTGATGATGAATACTATTCCCCCAAATCACCGAAAATTGGTTGGGGACATTCTACTTGGCAAGAAGCTGTAAAAGTAGCGAAAGCTGCCAATGTCAAGACATTAGTAATTTTTCATCATGATCCTGCCCATGATGATGATTTTTTAGATCATGTAGGTTCTCAAGCCTTTGCCCAGTTTCCTGGGGCAATTATGGCACGGGAAGGAATGGTACTTCAAATCCCTGTTTCAGCCCCCTTATCAGAATCTTTTTCTATTAGTAATCTGGCTGGATAA
- the surE gene encoding 5'/3'-nucleotidase SurE — MKLLISNDDGISALGIRTLANALAEAGHDVTVVCPDRERSATGHGLTLHQPIRAEIVESIFHPTIKAWACDGTPSDCVKLALWALLDSPPDLVLSGINQGANLGTEILYSGTVSAAMEGMIEGIPSIAMSLTSHIYKNFEPAAHFAKILVAQLSVKPIPDLMLLNVNVPPVNWEEIAGVQLTRQGVRRYVDVFDKRIDPRGKTYYWLTGEVLEDVEPPAGLNLEQNVPIDVNVIRDNYISITPLQYNLTYGNALDKLSDWEFNFS, encoded by the coding sequence ATGAAACTACTAATTAGCAATGATGACGGTATTTCTGCTTTGGGTATTCGCACCTTGGCTAACGCTTTAGCTGAAGCAGGCCATGATGTAACTGTAGTTTGTCCAGATCGAGAGCGATCGGCAACTGGCCACGGATTGACTTTACACCAACCGATTCGCGCCGAAATTGTCGAGTCGATTTTTCATCCGACTATCAAAGCTTGGGCTTGTGATGGCACTCCCTCGGATTGTGTAAAACTGGCGTTGTGGGCTTTATTAGATTCTCCCCCTGATCTAGTGCTTTCTGGCATCAATCAAGGTGCAAATTTAGGTACGGAAATTCTTTATTCTGGAACTGTGTCTGCGGCTATGGAAGGCATGATTGAAGGTATCCCTAGCATAGCTATGAGTTTAACTAGCCACATCTACAAAAACTTTGAACCTGCGGCGCACTTTGCCAAAATCCTAGTAGCGCAACTCAGCGTTAAGCCTATCCCCGATTTAATGTTGCTCAACGTTAATGTTCCTCCAGTTAATTGGGAAGAAATTGCTGGTGTTCAACTCACCCGTCAAGGAGTGCGTCGCTATGTCGATGTTTTTGACAAACGCATCGATCCCCGTGGTAAAACCTACTACTGGTTAACTGGAGAAGTTTTAGAAGATGTCGAACCCCCAGCAGGATTAAATCTTGAGCAAAATGTCCCCATTGATGTCAATGTGATTCGAGATAACTATATTAGTATTACGCCATTGCAATACAATCTTACCTATGGTAATGCACTAGATAAGTTATCTGACTGGGAGTTCAATTTTTCTTAG
- the pheS gene encoding phenylalanine--tRNA ligase subunit alpha, which produces MTSNLEAQLLALRQEGEQAIAAANTLELLEELRVSYLGKKGQLGALLRSMGQMSAEERPKIGAIANTVKEALQASLDQQRSALETAQIQAQLEAETLDVTMPGIYRPQGRIHPLNGIIDRALDIFVGMGYTVAQGSEMETDYYNFEALNTPPDHPARDMQDTFYLPDGNLLRTHTSSVQIRYMEKEEPPIRVVAPGRVYRRDNVDATHSAVFHQIELLAIDEGLTFTDLKGTIKVFLHAMFGDLPIRFRASYFPFTEPSAEVDLQWNGRWLEVMGCGMVDPNVMKSVGYDPEIYTGFAAGFGVERFAMVLHQIDDIRRLYASDLRFLRQF; this is translated from the coding sequence ATGACTAGCAACTTAGAAGCTCAACTTTTAGCACTGCGGCAGGAAGGAGAACAAGCGATCGCGGCCGCCAATACCCTAGAACTTTTAGAAGAACTCAGAGTGAGTTATCTGGGTAAAAAAGGGCAACTGGGGGCTTTGTTGCGAAGCATGGGGCAAATGAGTGCGGAGGAAAGACCAAAAATTGGGGCGATCGCCAATACAGTTAAGGAAGCCCTACAAGCCAGTTTAGACCAGCAACGCTCTGCCTTGGAAACTGCCCAAATTCAGGCACAGCTAGAGGCGGAAACTCTTGATGTCACCATGCCGGGTATTTACCGCCCCCAAGGTCGTATTCATCCCCTTAACGGCATTATTGACCGGGCTTTGGATATCTTTGTTGGCATGGGCTACACGGTGGCGCAAGGGTCGGAGATGGAGACAGATTACTACAATTTTGAAGCCCTCAATACCCCACCTGACCACCCCGCCCGCGATATGCAGGATACTTTCTACCTGCCAGACGGTAATCTTTTACGTACTCATACTTCATCAGTACAAATTCGTTATATGGAAAAGGAAGAACCACCCATCCGGGTTGTTGCTCCAGGACGAGTTTATCGGCGAGATAATGTTGATGCTACTCACTCAGCAGTTTTCCATCAAATTGAACTGTTAGCCATTGATGAAGGACTAACCTTTACAGACCTCAAAGGCACAATCAAAGTTTTTTTACACGCAATGTTTGGCGACTTACCCATTCGTTTCCGTGCCAGTTATTTCCCTTTTACTGAACCCTCGGCTGAGGTAGATTTACAGTGGAATGGTCGCTGGTTGGAAGTCATGGGTTGCGGGATGGTCGATCCGAATGTAATGAAATCTGTAGGTTATGACCCGGAAATTTACACCGGATTTGCGGCTGGTTTTGGTGTAGAACGCTTTGCGATGGTGTTACACCAAATTGATGATATTCGCCGTCTTTATGCCAGTGATTTGCGGTTTTTACGGCAGTTTTAA
- a CDS encoding glycosyltransferase: MPANSWPDNDSYKELDPLNSLLSDLSETEESVVETRDLSLPSRFQGRRGKAALVLTIVWSSTIALHLASWGSIFVLGLTTIVGIHALVIVFAKPRRYQKEIQGELPFVSVLVAAKNEEAVIGKLVKNLCNLEYPNGQYEVWIIDDHSTDKTPHVLAELAEEYNNLKILRRSAQAIGGKSGALNQVLPLTKGELIAVFDADAEVASDLLLQVVPLFQREKVGAVQVRKAIANAKENFWTKGQMAEMALDTWFQQQRAAFGGIGELRGNGQFVRRTALESFGGWNEETITDDLDMTLRLHLDSWDIECVFYPAVQEEGVTNAIALWHQRNRWAEGGYQRFLDYWDLILKNRMGTRKTWDLLMFMFTMYILPTAAIPDLFMSVARHRLPILGPVTGLSVTMSVVGMYAGLKRIRQEQKFTVYTPFVLLLQTVRGTLYMLHWLVVISSTTARMSVRPKRLKWVKTVHTGNSH; the protein is encoded by the coding sequence ATGCCAGCGAATTCCTGGCCCGATAACGATTCCTACAAAGAACTTGATCCACTCAACTCCCTGTTGTCTGACCTATCAGAAACGGAGGAGTCAGTGGTAGAAACGCGGGATTTGTCTTTACCATCCCGGTTTCAAGGGCGTAGAGGTAAAGCGGCTCTAGTTTTAACCATAGTCTGGAGCAGTACGATCGCCTTACATTTAGCTTCCTGGGGTTCTATCTTTGTCTTAGGGTTGACTACCATCGTTGGTATTCATGCTTTGGTCATAGTGTTTGCCAAACCCCGTCGTTACCAAAAAGAAATACAGGGTGAATTACCCTTTGTTTCTGTGTTGGTAGCTGCGAAAAATGAGGAGGCTGTAATTGGTAAATTAGTCAAAAATCTTTGTAATCTGGAATACCCCAACGGGCAATACGAAGTTTGGATAATTGACGATCACAGCACCGATAAAACACCCCATGTGTTAGCGGAATTAGCCGAGGAGTACAACAACCTAAAAATACTCAGGCGTTCGGCTCAAGCCATTGGCGGTAAGTCGGGAGCTTTAAATCAAGTTTTGCCCTTGACAAAAGGCGAACTTATTGCTGTTTTTGATGCGGATGCGGAAGTTGCATCAGATTTATTACTTCAAGTAGTACCTTTGTTCCAACGTGAAAAAGTGGGGGCGGTGCAAGTGCGAAAAGCCATCGCCAACGCCAAAGAGAATTTTTGGACAAAGGGGCAAATGGCAGAAATGGCTCTGGATACTTGGTTTCAGCAGCAGCGTGCCGCCTTTGGTGGAATTGGCGAACTGCGAGGTAATGGGCAATTCGTGCGCCGTACAGCCTTAGAAAGCTTTGGCGGATGGAATGAGGAAACCATTACCGATGATTTGGATATGACTTTGCGCCTGCATTTAGATAGTTGGGATATTGAGTGTGTTTTCTACCCAGCCGTGCAGGAAGAAGGCGTGACAAATGCGATCGCACTTTGGCATCAACGCAACCGTTGGGCAGAGGGCGGCTATCAGCGTTTCTTAGATTATTGGGATTTAATCCTTAAAAATCGCATGGGTACGCGCAAAACATGGGATTTGCTGATGTTCATGTTCACCATGTATATCTTGCCAACGGCAGCTATCCCTGATTTATTCATGTCAGTTGCTCGTCATCGCCTACCAATTTTAGGCCCAGTTACTGGCTTGTCGGTCACAATGTCAGTTGTAGGTATGTATGCCGGCTTGAAGCGGATACGCCAAGAGCAAAAATTCACTGTTTACACACCTTTTGTGTTGCTGCTTCAGACAGTGCGAGGCACTTTATATATGTTGCACTGGCTAGTAGTGATAAGCAGTACCACAGCGCGGATGTCGGTTAGACCAAAACGTTTGAAATGGGTAAAAACAGTGCATACGGGTAATAGCCATTAA
- a CDS encoding M1 family metallopeptidase, producing MPHSYSFDTGNNGYKSFELPGARPHYNPDRPGQVEHIFLDLNLDIPNQSYQGSCSIRLLPIRNGIERLTLDAVNLQIQSVKVDEGEQNFDYDGEQLTIELSEPTQVGKKLLIAIAYSVEKPQRGIYFIHPDNHYPKKPLQVWTQGEDEDSRFWFPCFDYPGQLSTSEIRVRVPKSLVAISNGELVNTTEDGEDKTYHWLQRQVHPTYLMTLAVGDFAEIQDEWQGKPVTYYVEKGRKDDAHRSMGKTPRMIEFLSQKYGYAYAFPKYAQVCVSDFIFGGMENTSTTLLTDRCLLDERAALDNRNTESLVVHELAHQWFGDLLVIKHWSHAWIKEGMACYSEVMWTEHEYSQEEAAYYRLSEARSYLSEDSGRYRRPIVTNVYREAIELYDRHTYEKGSCVYHMIRAELGDELFWQAIQTFVQDHAHQTVETVDLLRAIEKATGRNLAFLFDQYVYRGGHPDFKVAYAWDGEAKLAKLTVTQTQVPADKNNSKELFDLKIPVGFGYTQGESAQVQTVTVRVNQREQSFYFPLAAKPDFISFDVGNHFLKTVSLEYPVPELKAQLTSDPDPISRIHAATALAKKGGLEATKALGAALKNEPFWGVRVEVAKKLAEIKLDQAFDYLVTGLDDENAYVRRAVLDALAQIKTRASYKAVKEVVKNGDKSYYVEATACRTLGSIAAVNLEDKPKEEKVIKLLQSVLEERAGWNEVVRSGAVGGLAELKTSEAALDLLLDYTKIGVAQPLRLAAIRALGKISVGQSPVNLERLIGKLAELAKETFFLTQMAVVAALGQMETPKAIGVLRSLAEQTPDGRVRRYAEEEMTKVQKNIGTETALRKLREEFDQLKQQNQELKSRLENLEAKSQK from the coding sequence ATGCCACACTCTTATTCTTTTGATACCGGAAATAATGGATACAAATCTTTTGAATTGCCAGGAGCTAGGCCACACTATAACCCAGACCGCCCTGGACAGGTAGAACATATTTTTCTCGATCTGAATTTGGATATCCCTAACCAAAGTTACCAAGGTAGTTGTAGCATTCGTTTATTACCCATTCGCAATGGTATAGAGCGTTTGACTTTGGATGCGGTAAATCTGCAAATCCAATCTGTCAAAGTAGATGAGGGAGAGCAAAACTTTGACTATGATGGCGAACAGCTAACTATTGAGTTGTCAGAACCAACCCAAGTTGGTAAAAAATTATTAATTGCGATCGCCTACTCTGTAGAAAAGCCCCAACGCGGTATCTACTTTATCCACCCAGACAATCACTACCCCAAAAAGCCCCTACAAGTCTGGACGCAGGGAGAAGATGAAGACTCTCGTTTCTGGTTTCCCTGTTTTGACTACCCTGGACAACTGTCTACTTCGGAAATTCGTGTCCGTGTACCTAAATCGTTAGTGGCAATTTCTAATGGTGAACTAGTTAATACTACAGAAGATGGTGAAGATAAAACTTACCATTGGTTACAGCGACAAGTTCATCCCACTTATTTGATGACTTTAGCCGTGGGTGATTTTGCTGAAATTCAGGATGAATGGCAAGGTAAACCAGTCACCTACTACGTAGAAAAGGGACGCAAGGATGATGCTCACCGCAGCATGGGCAAAACTCCCCGGATGATCGAATTTTTGAGCCAAAAGTATGGTTATGCCTATGCTTTCCCTAAATATGCTCAAGTTTGCGTGAGTGACTTTATCTTTGGGGGGATGGAAAATACTTCTACAACTCTATTAACAGACCGTTGTTTACTGGATGAACGCGCCGCTTTAGATAACCGCAACACAGAAAGTCTGGTAGTTCACGAACTAGCACACCAATGGTTTGGGGATTTACTGGTGATTAAACATTGGTCTCATGCTTGGATTAAGGAGGGTATGGCTTGCTATTCGGAAGTCATGTGGACAGAACACGAATACAGCCAAGAAGAAGCAGCATACTATCGTTTATCAGAAGCGCGTAGTTACTTGAGTGAAGATAGCGGTCGCTACCGCCGACCGATAGTAACTAACGTTTACCGGGAAGCGATCGAACTTTACGATCGCCACACCTACGAAAAAGGGTCTTGTGTTTATCATATGATTCGCGCTGAGTTAGGCGACGAATTATTTTGGCAGGCAATACAGACCTTTGTCCAGGATCATGCCCACCAAACTGTTGAAACTGTAGACTTGCTGAGAGCGATTGAAAAAGCCACGGGACGCAACCTGGCTTTCCTCTTTGACCAATATGTTTATCGTGGCGGTCATCCTGATTTTAAAGTGGCTTACGCTTGGGATGGAGAAGCTAAGTTAGCTAAATTGACGGTGACTCAAACCCAAGTCCCAGCCGATAAAAACAATAGTAAAGAATTATTTGACCTAAAAATTCCTGTTGGTTTTGGCTATACCCAAGGGGAATCTGCACAAGTCCAAACTGTGACGGTGCGAGTCAATCAACGGGAACAAAGTTTTTACTTCCCACTAGCAGCCAAACCAGATTTTATCAGCTTTGATGTGGGGAATCATTTCCTGAAAACTGTGTCTTTGGAATATCCTGTACCAGAGTTAAAAGCCCAGTTAACATCCGACCCTGACCCAATTTCGCGGATTCATGCGGCGACAGCTTTAGCGAAAAAAGGTGGATTAGAAGCTACTAAAGCCCTCGGTGCAGCCTTGAAAAATGAACCGTTTTGGGGTGTGCGGGTGGAAGTCGCGAAGAAGTTAGCAGAAATTAAGCTAGACCAAGCCTTTGATTATTTAGTTACGGGCTTGGACGACGAAAATGCTTACGTGCGCCGAGCTGTGTTAGACGCTTTAGCGCAGATTAAAACCCGTGCTAGTTACAAAGCTGTCAAAGAAGTCGTGAAAAATGGCGACAAAAGCTACTACGTAGAAGCCACCGCTTGCCGAACTTTGGGATCTATCGCAGCCGTCAATTTAGAAGATAAACCCAAAGAAGAAAAGGTAATTAAGCTATTGCAATCCGTTCTAGAAGAAAGAGCCGGTTGGAATGAAGTTGTCCGCAGTGGCGCAGTTGGCGGTTTAGCTGAACTCAAAACTTCCGAGGCTGCCCTAGATTTGCTGCTAGATTATACCAAAATTGGTGTAGCACAACCCTTGCGGTTAGCAGCAATTCGTGCTTTAGGTAAAATTTCCGTTGGTCAAAGTCCAGTTAATTTAGAAAGACTGATCGGTAAATTAGCAGAACTTGCCAAAGAAACCTTCTTTTTAACCCAAATGGCAGTCGTAGCCGCCTTGGGGCAAATGGAAACACCCAAAGCCATAGGAGTTTTGCGATCGCTCGCTGAACAAACACCAGATGGACGTGTGCGTCGCTATGCTGAGGAAGAAATGACCAAAGTGCAGAAAAATATTGGCACAGAAACTGCGTTGCGAAAATTGCGTGAGGAATTCGACCAACTCAAACAACAAAACCAAGAATTAAAAAGCCGTTTGGAAAATTTGGAGGCGAAATCCCAAAAATGA
- a CDS encoding DUF3352 domain-containing protein produces MPETKSKFLIPVVGAAVVVVGSVAAFMYLRGTGGGSTGALSSAKLVPSSALMATYITTDSQAWAKLQEFGTPEAQKLVTKGLEDFNKGLMSDNSISFEKDIQPWVGGLMVAVLPPNATKTNQSEQPPTTQLQQEPQILMVVGIKDKLGALNFANKLKGQKGVKSTESDYKGEKITQTSKEGNSKATYSAVLNNSYLVFSPEKPVVEKAIDTFKGQPSFATKDGASAVLSKGVDVKNSLAQVYVPDYAGMIQQMVAANPQTTTLTPQTLKQLQQVKSMVAAVGVDDAGVRLKAIANLDPQLNKFQYQNSPAKIVGQFPSDTFALVSGQGISQTWKTIVEQSNEYPEFKQALEQARSQLKIANFDLDKDIFGWMDGEFALGTIPSNQGILASIGFGGAMVFNTSDRQTAEATLTKLDNLAKTQTINVATRNVGGKDITEWQVPQQGALFAHGWLDQNTVFLAVGGPVAEALTNNKNQPLDNSESFKAITSSLQKPNGGYFYLDMDKTMSLVNRFAAQSQQPIPPDANAILSSIRGVGVTATSPDKSTSQVEMLLALKPSKAK; encoded by the coding sequence ATGCCTGAAACTAAATCAAAATTTTTAATCCCTGTCGTTGGTGCTGCCGTTGTAGTGGTTGGTAGTGTCGCCGCTTTTATGTATTTGCGGGGGACGGGTGGGGGAAGTACAGGGGCTTTAAGCAGTGCTAAACTCGTGCCTTCCTCGGCATTAATGGCTACCTACATTACCACCGACTCCCAAGCTTGGGCAAAGTTGCAGGAATTTGGCACTCCCGAAGCCCAAAAGTTAGTCACCAAGGGGTTAGAAGACTTTAACAAAGGATTAATGAGTGACAATAGCATTTCTTTTGAAAAAGATATTCAACCTTGGGTAGGTGGGTTAATGGTGGCTGTGTTACCGCCAAATGCTACTAAAACTAACCAATCGGAGCAACCTCCAACGACTCAGTTACAGCAAGAACCACAAATATTAATGGTGGTGGGAATCAAGGATAAACTTGGGGCTTTAAATTTTGCTAACAAATTAAAAGGACAAAAGGGAGTCAAAAGTACAGAATCTGACTATAAAGGTGAAAAAATTACACAAACTAGTAAAGAAGGCAATAGCAAAGCAACATATAGTGCTGTTTTAAATAATAGTTACTTGGTATTTTCTCCAGAAAAACCAGTGGTAGAAAAAGCCATTGATACCTTTAAAGGTCAACCTTCCTTTGCGACTAAAGACGGTGCAAGTGCTGTTCTGTCCAAAGGTGTGGATGTGAAAAATTCTTTAGCTCAAGTTTATGTCCCAGATTATGCGGGGATGATTCAGCAAATGGTGGCTGCTAATCCCCAGACTACGACATTAACCCCGCAAACCTTAAAACAGTTGCAACAAGTTAAATCAATGGTGGCTGCCGTTGGTGTGGATGATGCTGGGGTAAGATTAAAGGCGATCGCTAATTTAGATCCCCAACTGAACAAGTTTCAATATCAAAATTCTCCCGCGAAAATAGTAGGGCAATTCCCCAGTGATACCTTTGCTTTGGTGAGTGGACAAGGTATCAGTCAGACTTGGAAAACCATCGTTGAACAATCTAACGAGTACCCAGAATTTAAGCAAGCCTTAGAACAGGCACGTTCACAGCTAAAAATAGCCAATTTTGACCTCGATAAAGACATTTTTGGCTGGATGGATGGAGAATTTGCCTTGGGTACGATTCCATCCAACCAAGGTATATTAGCAAGTATAGGTTTTGGTGGCGCGATGGTATTTAATACGAGCGATCGCCAAACCGCAGAAGCCACTCTCACTAAGCTGGATAACCTTGCCAAAACTCAAACCATTAATGTCGCCACTAGAAACGTTGGCGGTAAAGACATTACAGAATGGCAAGTCCCCCAACAAGGTGCTTTATTTGCTCATGGTTGGTTAGACCAAAACACGGTATTTTTAGCTGTGGGTGGCCCTGTTGCAGAAGCATTGACAAATAACAAAAATCAACCTCTGGACAACAGCGAGAGTTTTAAAGCCATTACTAGTTCTTTACAAAAACCCAATGGGGGTTACTTTTATCTAGATATGGACAAAACCATGTCTTTAGTCAATCGTTTTGCGGCTCAATCTCAACAACCCATACCCCCAGATGCTAATGCGATATTGAGTTCTATTCGTGGGGTGGGTGTGACTGCTACTAGCCCTGATAAATCTACTAGTCAAGTAGAGATGTTGTTGGCTCTTAAACCGAGTAAGGCTAAGTAG
- a CDS encoding class I SAM-dependent methyltransferase, with protein sequence MTAAVNTAPGMASRLVNGILAIKPLASLAKHQARQMMIKRAEKMGVPWTNEVKTLQGRDWTTDLAQVQNSQITYPDYYLTSFHGYDEGDLCWLAAFELEVAALAVHAKIWPEAEARGDAKLRQSYHDIVKAQIPHTPQTILDLGCSVGLSTFTLQALYPQAQVTGLDLSPYFLAVANYRSQQRQANIKWVHATAESTGLPDASFDLVSIFLMCHELPQSATRKIFAEVRRVLRPGGHIAIMDMNPQSEAHQKMPPYILTLLKSTEPYLDQYFALDIEQALIEAGFQTPSITQNSPRHRTVIAQVSG encoded by the coding sequence ATGACTGCTGCTGTAAACACTGCTCCTGGCATGGCTTCCCGCTTGGTGAATGGCATATTGGCAATTAAGCCTTTAGCTAGCCTAGCCAAACACCAAGCTCGTCAAATGATGATTAAACGGGCTGAAAAAATGGGTGTACCTTGGACAAATGAAGTAAAAACTCTCCAGGGGCGTGATTGGACAACAGATTTAGCTCAAGTCCAAAATTCTCAAATCACTTACCCAGATTATTATCTGACTTCATTCCACGGGTATGATGAGGGAGACCTTTGTTGGTTGGCAGCGTTTGAGTTGGAAGTGGCGGCTCTTGCTGTCCATGCTAAGATTTGGCCGGAAGCTGAGGCGCGAGGTGATGCAAAACTGCGCCAAAGTTACCACGATATTGTCAAAGCTCAAATTCCTCATACACCACAAACTATCCTTGATTTGGGATGTAGTGTGGGGTTAAGTACATTTACTCTGCAAGCACTTTATCCCCAAGCCCAAGTCACAGGCTTAGATTTGTCTCCCTATTTTTTAGCAGTTGCCAATTATCGCTCTCAACAGCGTCAAGCTAATATTAAATGGGTTCACGCTACAGCCGAATCTACTGGTTTACCAGATGCTAGCTTTGATTTAGTCTCGATTTTTCTGATGTGTCATGAACTACCCCAGTCAGCAACCCGCAAGATTTTTGCTGAGGTGCGGCGTGTATTGCGTCCGGGTGGTCACATTGCCATTATGGATATGAATCCTCAATCGGAAGCTCACCAGAAAATGCCGCCTTACATTTTGACACTGCTCAAAAGTACAGAGCCGTATTTGGATCAATATTTTGCTTTGGATATTGAGCAAGCTTTAATAGAGGCTGGTTTTCAAACACCAAGCATCACCCAAAATAGCCCTCGTCATCGTACCGTTATTGCTCAGGTGAGTGGTTGA
- a CDS encoding PrsW family intramembrane metalloprotease: MVDFVLLLWAVIPPLLFLGYYYYRVSIAPPFQFLLWLFLVGAISGFVALGLQLVFETVANWVFNWQQIQRGIFGATLRQLIAIAPIEEGCKLIAVIIPISYLQRRYQLRSTSVFLFTIAAALGFTAEENWIYLYHGTASIFDRVIGTPVHAMFSAPWGYALGIYLSATYKVNRYKNLFFLAWINSLIFHALVNICSITWRYSPPLQLLAYGLFPLLLWMFWRMEQLLRRVQNQQPIILISGRTPQHRYWQRGLLLFAVMLGGNAIFGIFLLVRILSPLRPAKLFYPDILRFTVSRFLLNLVFGILAGLIYWYLRYTARH, from the coding sequence GTGGTTGATTTTGTTTTGCTGCTGTGGGCAGTTATACCACCACTGCTATTTTTGGGATATTACTATTATCGTGTCAGCATTGCCCCACCTTTTCAATTCCTATTGTGGTTATTTTTGGTGGGGGCAATATCGGGTTTCGTTGCTCTCGGTTTACAATTAGTTTTTGAAACTGTAGCTAATTGGGTTTTCAATTGGCAGCAAATCCAGCGTGGGATTTTTGGTGCTACTCTGAGACAACTGATAGCGATCGCACCGATTGAAGAAGGTTGCAAGTTAATTGCAGTTATTATCCCCATCTCCTATTTACAACGTCGGTATCAATTACGCTCTACCAGTGTTTTCTTATTTACTATTGCGGCTGCTTTAGGATTCACTGCCGAAGAAAATTGGATTTATTTATATCACGGCACAGCTAGCATTTTTGATCGTGTTATCGGTACACCAGTCCACGCGATGTTCTCTGCACCTTGGGGATATGCTCTGGGAATATATTTATCTGCTACTTATAAAGTAAATCGCTACAAAAATTTATTTTTTCTAGCATGGATTAATTCTCTAATCTTTCATGCTTTAGTTAATATCTGTTCTATTACTTGGCGTTATTCTCCACCCTTACAATTACTTGCTTATGGTTTATTTCCTTTGCTGTTGTGGATGTTTTGGCGCATGGAACAGCTACTACGCAGAGTCCAAAATCAACAACCAATTATTTTAATCTCTGGTCGTACACCCCAACATCGTTACTGGCAAAGAGGGTTATTATTATTTGCTGTTATGCTGGGTGGTAATGCAATTTTTGGGATATTTCTCTTAGTAAGAATTCTCAGCCCTTTACGTCCAGCAAAGCTTTTTTATCCTGATATTTTGCGGTTTACAGTCAGTAGATTTTTACTAAATTTGGTTTTTGGAATTTTGGCGGGGTTAATTTATTGGTATTTAAGATATACAGCAAGACATTAG